In Drechmeria coniospora strain ARSEF 6962 chromosome 03, whole genome shotgun sequence, the DNA window GGCAGTGGCATGACGATGTTTGATTCACCACGCACCTCCTGGACGACAGCGCGCTCCCTCAGCGCCGGAATGTGTGCTGTCGAGCCATCGGGATGCAAGATGACGTTTGTGAGTGTGGAATAAAGTTTTGCAAACCCAGGGTTTTCCTGCAAGACTTTGGAATCgatgggcggcagcggcatccTGCTTATCTGCACTATGCAATGATTGTGTGAAGGAGGCAATGCGGAAGTGGGTGCATCACGAAACATGCACGGAGTCACATGATGTGCTTAGATGAAgtgtacagcacggagtacagtacggagtagaatgtgaactacagtacagtattgttcagagtacggagtattgctgTAATATAACCTGTGGTATTacgcagtaatactccgtaagtacaagcacatggagtacttgtaccagtagTATTGGTGGAGAACGTGTTCacgaacggagtacagtacggagttttactcgtacggagcactccgtacgatACTGCATTACGGAGAAGTTGggtttacatgtacttcagtacttgcaagtgtacttacttacttgtacaagtacggagtaattacagcacagtgtggagtatggagtacggagtaagttcTCTGTACAAGCCCAAATCGTagcaactacggagtacttaataGTGCTATTcttaccaagtacttacaattTCTCCATAATCACACTAGAGCTACGAGGCCTTCATTATGTAAGGAGTTGTAGCTCCAACAAAAAATCTCAAGCCACTACcgccgacaaggccgacgacagcagcaACTCCCTCCCCACGCAGGTGTCTCGACTGTGCCCCATTGCCACCCATGCCGGGGTCATGACAGCCGCAGCGTCGAATGTGATTGCAGATACGATAccggacacgacgacgacggcatgatGCCGCTGCCGATGGCCATGAACCCGCTATGGCGCTCGGCCATAAACCTCCTCGTGGCTCGCGGCACCCCCTCCCCTGCCCGTGTCCTACAGCAGCATACCTTCTCCACGACTGCGCCCACCCAAACCAAGACCATCAAGCCGCACCGCCTTCCATCCAACCTCATCCCACCCTATCCCTACGGCGAACGCCGCGTCTACAAGCAGTCCAACCGTGGCCTCTACGGCACTGCCCGCATCCGTTTCGGCAACAACGTCGCCGAGAAGCATGGCAACAAATCGCGCCGCTTCTGGCGTCCCAACGTCCACGTCAAGGCCTTTTACTCTCCGTCCCTCGGCGCCCGCGTCAAGACCCGCCTCACACTCCGCGTGCTCAAGACCATCCGCCGCGagggcggcatcgacaacTACCTCCTCAAGAGTAAACCTGCTCGCATCAAGGAGCTTGGGCCCGGAGGCTGGAACTTGAGGTGGCTGCTTATGCAGACTCGAGCCGTTCAGGAGCGCTTTAACGACGAGAgggtcgccctcggcctggaGCCCAAGGAGGTCGTGGACCGCGACGACGTGATTCAGTACGCCCTCGACTATGCAACCCCAGGACCTCTGAGCACGCGCAGCCGGGCCACGCTGgatggcttcgacgacgccttGGCAGATGCCTTCGTCCTAGGCGACGACGCGCTTGGCGACCtcgagggtgtcgaggagCTTTCtgacgaggcggaggagcgGCTCTTGCAAGAATTTGACGCTACGGAGGCAGCCAGCGGCGAAACTGAGATGGCAAGCCGGCCTATGGGAGCGTAAGTCATTCATGTATCTACATCTCTTGTCCTCCAACGAAGGTCTCCCAAAACAAAAGTAATGTACAAGATGCAGACGATCCGAGGCGGATGGACCGCACACGCGGAAGTCTCGCCCACGTCGGCTCACACCCACCTCCCCGTCCACCTTgagttttttttttgcctcATCTCACGTAGCCGGCCGGAGTAGGAGCGCTCGGGCAGACGTATTCGTGTGCGATGTACTCGTCTCAAAACCGCAAGTCCCATCCGATCTCAGGTCCCAACTTgggcagctcgtcggccacgctCTGCACATCCTtgtcacctcggccgctcaGACAGATGATGATATCCTTGTCCTTCTGCATCTTCTTGGCCAGTTCAATGGCGCCGTGGATGCCATGGGCGGACTCGAGTGCCGGGATAATACCCTCGAGCTGGCTCAAGAGCCTGAAGCCTTGGAAGGCCTCtccgtcggtggcggcgatgaaCTCGGCTCGCCCGGTGTCTTTCCACGAGCTCAACTCCGGGCCCACGCCGGGGTAGTCGAGGCCCGCCGATACGGAGTGCGTGTCCGATATCTGGCCGTTCTTATCCTGCAACACATACGTCCTGACGCCGTGAAGAACACCCTTGGTTCCACCCGACAGCGTGGCACTGTGTCTCGCGGTATCcacgccgtcaccgccggcttcgacACCCAGGAGCTTCACGCCAGGGTCGTTGGCGAAGGGGTAGaacatgccgacggcgttgcTTCCGCCACCGACACAGGCAACAACTGCGTCGGGCAGCTTGCCGCACTGTTCCAACATCTGCTTCTTGCTttcgtcgccgatgacggaTTGGAACGTACGGACAATGGTCGGGAAAGGGTGAGGCCCGATCGCCGAACCAATAATATAGTGGGTGGTGTCCAGATCGACAACCCAGGCACGAAGAGCCTCGTTGACGGCATCGCGAAGGGTTTTGCttccggcctcgacggcgaccacCTTGGCTCCGAGAAGCCTCATCCGGAACACGTTAAGCGCCTGCCGGCGGACATCCTCCTGTTCACTCGTCAGCAAGAATTCCGCGGAGGAGGGCTTCCTTTACGCTTCCACATACGGCGCCCATGTAGACGGTGCATTCCATTCCAAACTTGGCGCAAACAGTGGCAGTGGCAACGCCGTGCTGGCCAGCTCCCGTCTCCGCGATGATCTTGGTCTTTCCAAGCCTTTTCGCGAGCAGAAGCTGGCCCAAAGCGTTGTTGATCTTGTGACTGCCGGTGTGGTTGAGATCCTCTCTCTTCAGCCAGATTCTCGCGCCTCCAGCGTGATCGGTCAGGCGTTCAGCTAAGTGCAGGCGTGAAGGTCGTCCCATGTAATCGTAGTACGAGCGGTACTCCTCCCAGAAGTCCGGGTCGTCCTTGATCTTGTTGAagccgtcctcgagctccgaaAGGCAGTCCATCAGACTTTCGGGAACATACTGGCCGCCAAACTCTCCGAACCGCGCCGGGATCTTGCCATGCAGGGAGGCGAGCTGGGCAACCAACGCGCTGTCCTGCTCGGCCGTGATTCGGTCTGCAAGGGGCAAGGCGGCATCGGCTGTCTCATCGTCACCACGGGTCACCTGCGCGGCATTTTTCTGCGCAAATCCATCGCGGCCGCAGAGGTAGGCGCAGTACTTCTCCACCTCGCTTGCCCCCTGACCAGCGGCGGCATTCTGAAGCGTGGTGATGATTTGGCTgccaacgacgacgccgtcggcaatGGCGCCGACGCTTTGGAAGTGCTCATGGGTGCTGACCCCAAACCCGACGACCGCCGGTTTGTTGCCGCTATACTTCTTGACACGATCGACCAGCTCAGGAAGCTTGGCGTTTAGTGTTCCTTGAGCGCCCGTCACGCCCTGGCGGGAGACGACGTAAATGAACGAGTCGGCCAGTTGGCAAAGAAGCTTCATCCGAGCGTCCGAGGTTGCAGGTGCGATGAGGGGGACGTATGACAGACTGTGGTCGAGATCAGAGCAGGTTCGTGCCAAACCGGCTGCGAAGACGTATTGTCCTCCGCACCATCGCAAATAAAGGCCAGGAGACGGAATGCAAAGGAAGGGAGAGAAGACCAAACACTCACTCTCCTCGTACACAGAGCTTCCGGAAGGAAACGGCTTCCTCGGGCgggaggtcgacgacgataaAGCCGTTAACACCAGCTGCCTGACAGTCCCGCAGCAGTCGTTCATCTCCGTAGCTGAGTAGGGGGTTGTAGTAGCCCATGAGCATGACGGGGGCCTTCAAGCCAATTTCCCTCGCCTTCTTGACCATACCCAGCGTCGACTCGATCGTGACGGCATGTTCCAGGGCAACCTGCCACTGGGTCAGCAGCCGGCTGCGCGGTTCTGGGGCGGAGGTTCTGGATTGCGGCTCATTTGTGCCCTTACAGTATTGGCAGTCTGAATTGTTGGCCCATCGGCAATAGGGTCGGTGAAGGGAACGCCGAGCTCGATCACATCTGTTGCGACAAATGCGCCCCTCCATGGTCAGCGAGCCATCCATCGTCGGggcggggcggcggcggagggacGTACCAGCTCCTCCCTTCTCCATCGCCACCAGTATTCCAGGCGTATCTTCCGGACGCGGGAAGCCAGCCGTGACATAGGTGACGAGTGCAGCCTGTGGTGGAGGGAGAATTGGGCATGTCAGCCTTGCCTACGCCTTGCCAGCAGATCCAAGACCGCTTGTGCGGGTTGCCGTCACTGACCCTG includes these proteins:
- a CDS encoding 50S ribosomal protein L24, encoding MMPLPMAMNPLWRSAINLLVARGTPSPARVLQQHTFSTTAPTQTKTIKPHRLPSNLIPPYPYGERRVYKQSNRGLYGTARIRFGNNVAEKHGNKSRRFWRPNVHVKAFYSPSLGARVKTRLTLRVLKTIRREGGIDNYLLKSKPARIKELGPGGWNLRWLLMQTRAVQERFNDERVALGLEPKEVVDRDDVIQYALDYATPGPLSTRSRATLDGFDDALADAFVLGDDALGDLEGVEELSDEAEERLLQEFDATEAASGETEMASRPMGA
- a CDS encoding putative tryptophan synthase, producing MEAIKRTFSRCKAQSRVSDGNPHKRSWICWQGVGKADMPNSPSTTGCTRHLCHGWLPASGRYAWNTGGDGEGRSWGAFVATDVIELGVPFTDPIADGPTIQTANTVALEHAVTIESTLGMVKKAREIGLKAPVMLMGYYNPLLSYGDERLLRDCQAAGVNGFIVVDLPPEEAVSFRKLCVRGDLSYVPLIAPATSDARMKLLCQLADSFIYVVSRQGVTGAQGTLNAKLPELVDRVKKYSGNKPAVVGFGVSTHEHFQSVGAIADGVVVGSQIITTLQNAAAGQGASEVEKYCAYLCGRDGFAQKNAAQVTRGDDETADAALPLADRITAEQDSALVAQLASLHGKIPARFGEFGGQYVPESLMDCLSELEDGFNKIKDDPDFWEEYRSYYDYMGRPSRLHLAERLTDHAGGARIWLKREDLNHTGSHKINNALGQLLLAKRLGKTKIIAETGAGQHGVATATVCAKFGMECTVYMGAEDVRRQALNVFRMRLLGAKVVAVEAGSKTLRDAVNEALRAWVVDLDTTHYIIGSAIGPHPFPTIVRTFQSVIGDESKKQMLEQCGKLPDAVVACVGGGSNAVGMFYPFANDPGVKLLGVEAGGDGVDTARHSATLSGGTKGVLHGVRTYVLQDKNGQISDTHSVSAGLDYPGVGPELSSWKDTGRAEFIAATDGEAFQGFRLLSQLEGIIPALESAHGIHGAIELAKKMQKDKDIIICLSGRGDKDVQSVADELPKLGPEIGWDLRF